In Phenylobacterium hankyongense, the sequence GGGTCCGCCGTGGTTCTTCGGGAAGTCGTAGGCGACCCAGTCGTCTGTGCGGCCGAGGTAGCTGACGGACCGGGCGCCGGTCTCCTCGGCGAGCTCGCGGCGCGCGGCGTCCTGCAGGTCCTCGCCGGCGTCGACGCCGCCTTGCGGGAACTGCCAGTTGTAGGGGCCGGGCGTCGCCGCCCGCCGCCCGAGCCACACGCGGCCGTCCGGATGCAACAGCACGACGCCGACGTTGGGCCGGTACTTGGAGAGATCTTTCATCGCTTCTGCGCCAGCGCCGAGGCCGGCGCCAGCTGGTAACCCCGTTGTTCCACGCTACCTGCCCAACGCGCGACCTTCTCCAGGGTTACCGGATAGGCGAAGCCGGCGCCCAGCGCCTGGCCGCGCTGCAGGGCCCCGGCCTCCAGGGCGAGCAGCTGCTGGTCGATGGCCTGCTGGCTCAGCTGGTCGTCGATCACCCGCTCGGCGGAGGCCCGTGGGATGCCGCCGCCGATCCGCCGGCTGGCCGAGCCGTCGTCGATGAAGCCCAGGCCGCGGCCGCGCACCGAGCCGATGAAGGTGGCGTAGGCGTGGTCGTCGGCCAGGAACCGCGACCCGAGGTAGTTGGTCAGCCCGAAATAGCCGGTGGCCCGCGACAGGATCCACTCCAGCTTGTTGGTGGTGTCCGGGGCCTGGGCGTCGGCCATCAGCGTATAGGGGCCGGGATCGTTGTCCGGATAGTCGACCGGCTCCATCGGGGTCTCCAGCAGCACCTCGTGGCCGTGCGCGCGGGCCATGTCGATCCACCCCTGCAGGCCCTCGGCGTAGGGCACGAAGGACAGGGTGATCTGGCCGGGCAGGGTCTCGATGGCGGCCTGGGTGGCGCGGGCGTTGAGGCCCAGGCCGCCGATCACCAGGGCGATCTTCGGCCGGCCGTTGCCGGCGAAGGGGCGGGCGTAGGCCTCGAACGGCGTGCGGCCGTTCTGGGCGATGATCGGCAACGGCCCGCCGGGGCCCGGGGCGAAGAAGCCGGCGATCGGCGCCGCCGCCAGGGGGCCGCCGATGACCACGGGCGCGGCCTGCTGGCCGGCGTTCCAGGCGCCCGCCGCCATCGGCGCCAGCGGCCGCTCGGAAAGCCGCACGATGTCCTCGGTGACCGACACCCCGTGCGCCGCGCTCAGCGCCTCGCGCCAGCCCTGCGGCGCGTGGGCGAACACCGGCGCGAGGCCGATGCGCACCGGCCGCGGCTTGCCGCCCGGCCCGACCAGCTGCGCCACCACCGCCAGGGCGACGACGAACAGCACGGCCGCAGCGCCGGGTCGCAGGTAACGGCTGGCGAGCAGCCCCTTCAGGCCCGCGAGGTTCAGCCGCGGCGCGCTCAATCGAGGAATCGCAATCATGGCCAAGGTAGGAAGGCTCCTTCGTCAGGAAGGTCCGCCGATATGGTTAATGAAGGGCTTCCTTCCGCCGCCTGACCGCCGCGCCGCGCGCTCCCGCCGCAGGGCGCGCAAACGAAAAGGGCGGCTCCTGCGAGCCGCCCCGATCGCATGTTCCGGCCGCAGGCCTACTTGGTGATCTGCGGCGGCTTGACCTCGGCCACCTTGGCCTTGGAGCCGATCACCTCGGCGAGCCGCGCCGTGGGCTTCGGCAGCTTCGGCGTGGCCGCGACGGAGCCGTAGTGCAGCACGTCCTCGGCGCGGGCCAACTGGAAGTCCTTCTTGGCGTCGAAGGCCTCCGGCGGGGCTTCCGCCGGCTGGTGGGCCCCCTTGCGGACCTTGCCCTCGTCGGCGTTCAGGGCGTTCTTGAACGAGGCTTCCGAGAACTGGAAGGCGCGGTTGGCGATCGACTGCGCCTCGTCCTTGGTGGAGGCCACTTCCAGGTCCGGCTCGATGCCGGTCTTCTGGATCGAGCGGCCGGACGGCGTGTAGTAGCGCGCCGTGGTCAGCTTCAGCGCCCCGTCCATGCCGCCGCGCAGCGGGATCACGGTCTGCACCGAGCCCTTGCCGAAGCTGGTCAGGCCGACGATCTCGGCGCGCTTGCGGTCCTGCAGGGCGCCGGCGACGATCTCGGCGGCCGAGGCGGTGCCGGAATTGATCAGCACCACCATCGGCATGCCGTTGGTGATGTCGCCCGGGCGGGCGTTGTAGCGCTCGACGTCGCGCGGATCGCGGCCGCGCTGGGAGACGATCTCGCCGTTGTTGAGGAACAGGTCGGAGACCCCGACCGCCTGGTCGAGCAGGCCGCCCGGATTGTTGCGCAGGTCGAGGACCAGGCCCTTCATCTTCGGGTTCTTGGCCTTCAGCGAGGCAAAGGCCTCCTCGGCCTCGTCGGTGGTCTTCTCGTTGAAGCCGGAGAGCCGCAGCACGCCGTAGTCGCCTTCCATCTTGGCGGTGGCGGACTTGGGCTTGATCACCTCGCGGACCAGCTTGACGTCGAACGGGTCGGACTTCTCGCGCGCGATGGTCAGCGTCACCGTCTCGCCGGGCTTGCCGCGCATCTGCTTGACCGCGTCGTTGACCGACAGGCCGAGCACGCTGTCGCCGTTGACCGCGGTGATGAAGTCGCCGGCCTTCACGCCGGCGTTGGCGGCCGGGGTGCCGTCCATCGGCGAGATCACCTTGACCACGCCATCCTCGCTGGTGACCTCCAGGCCGAGGCCGCCGTACTCGCCGCGCGTCTGGTCGCGCATGTCGTCGAAGCTTTCGGGGTCGAGGTAGCCGGAGTGCGGATCGAGCGAGGTGAGCATGCCGTCGAGCGCGGCGTGGATCAGCTTGGTGTCGTCGACCGGCGTGACGTACTGGCGCTCGACGGTGTCGAGCACGTCGCCGAACAGGCCGAGCATCCGATAGGTCTTGGCCCGCGGCTCGGCCGCGGCCATGGCGTGCTGGCTCACGTAGGCCATGGACCCTGCGCCGAGCACGAAGGCCGAAACGCCGATCAGAAGGTACTTCTTCATCATCGCCTGCCGTAGGCTCCCTTGCGACCATCCGGCCGCTTATGAAACAGGCCCCCGGGGCGCCTTCGTGGCGCTCAGCCCGTTTGGTTTCTTATCCAACGCGCAGGATCGACTGGCGAGCCCTGCTCACGGATCTCTAGATAGAGTTCAGATGGCGATTGTCGACCATCCGGCATCCATCCGACAGGCTGTCCCGGCGCGACGGATTGTCCGACCGTCACGGTGGGGCGTTCGAGGCCAGCAAGCACGAGATGGTAGCCGCCTGCCAGCCTTAATATCAAGATGACCCCCCAGCCCTTCACGGGGCCCACATACTGGACGAGACCGGCGCCGGGGCTGGCCACGCGAGAGGCGCGGGCCGGGGTCCATGTCAAGCCGTTGGACCGTCCGCCGCCGCCGAGCGCATCGCCGAAGCGGCGGGTCAACGGACCGGATACGGGGGCGATGAGGCCGGCCGGGGCGGCCAGCTTCGCATCGGATAGGGCCGGGGCCGGCGTCGGCCCCCGCAGCAGCGGCGAGGCGGCCCCCGGCTCGGGGGCGGCGTCGGCCTGCTCGCTCTCGGCGGTGAACAGCGCCTCGCTCTCCACCGCCGCCAGGCGGCGCTGGCGCATCATCTCGCCGGCCTCGCGGGCGTAGACCTGGGCGCGGCGCTGCAGTTCCGGCGTCATCGCCTTGACCAGGATGGCGGCGCGCACCGCGTCCTTGGCGTCGCGCGGCGAGACCAGCAGGGCGGGCGGCGGATCGCGCCGCAGCTGTTCCAGCACCGACAGCAGCCGCGCCAGCTGGCTCATGTTGCGGGCCTGGCCGGCGGAGAGCTCGGTCTCCTCCAGGTTCAGCCGCGCCAGCCGCTCGCCGGTGGCGGCGATCGCGACGGCGCCCAGGGCGGTCGCCGCCATCGCCGCGCTGAAGAGAACCGCTGTGCGCATCAGTCCCTATGGTAGGGCGAACCGGCCAGAATTGAGACCGCCCGATAGACCTGTTCGGCCAGCATGGCGCGGGCCAGCGCATGCGGCCAGGTCTGCGGCCCGAAGGCCAGCTTGCCGTTCGCCGCCGCCAGCAGGGCGGGATCGAGCCCGTCCGCCCCGCCGATCACAAATGCGAGACGCCGCGCCCCGCGGTCGCGGATCAGGGCGATCTCCTCGGCGAACGCCCGCGAGGGCCGCGCCGTCCCGTGCTCGTCGCAGGCGATGACGTGGGCGCCCTCCAGGTGCGGCCGCAAGGCCTCGGCCTCGGCGGCCTTGCCGGGCTTGCGGCTCTCGACCTCCACCACCTCCACCGGCCCGAGCCCCAGCGCGCGCCCGGCCGCCGTCGCCCGCTCGGCATAGAGCTTCACCAGCTCGGTCTCTGGCGAGCGGCCGAGCTTGCCGATGGCGAGCAGGGTGATCTTCATGCCTAGCGGTAGGGGTGCGGGTCTCGTTCGAAGTCGATCAGCCGCCCCTCATGCTCGATGAGGATCCGTTCCGCCGCGATCCCGGCCGCCCGCATCTCCCTGACGATGTCGGCGGCCCGCCACTGGGTGGGGATGATCAGCACCTTCACCGGCCGGGTCTTCAGGACGTCGCGGAACTGGATCTGCTGGCCGGCGCCGGGCACGTGGGTGCCGACCTTGCCGGGGTCGGAATCCACCACCAGCGGGAAGCGCGCGGCGTCGACCCCGAACTGATGCATGAAGGCCGCGCCCTTGCCGGTGCCGCCCCAGATCGCGGTCAGCTCGCCGCTGGCGGCCAGGGCGTCGAGTTGGCGGGCGATCTCGCGACGGCTCGCGTCGCTCCGCCGCCGGAACGCCTGCGCCTCGGCGGCGCGGGCCTGGGCGGCGGCCGGCACGCCCAGCCGGACCAGGGCATAGACCACCTCGCCGTCGTAGCCGTGGGCCAGCTCGAAGACGTCGCCGGACCGCTCCATCAGGGTGCGGAAGCTGTCGGTGGTGAAGTGGGAGACGTGTTCGTAGAAGAAGTCCGCCAGCCGGTCGGTGGCGAACACCCGGTCGATGCAGGGGCTTTCCGCGAACAGCCACACCGGCTTGTCCACCTGCGACGCGCCCCAGGCCAGCTTCTCGAGCAGGGCGGCCGGGTCGGTGAGGTGCTCCAGCACGTGGCGGATCACCACCGCGTCGGGCGCGAAGCGCGGGGTGTCGGCCAGCGGATCGAACAGCCGGGCATGGAACTCGAAGCCCTGGCCGGTCTCCGGGTGGGTGCTGGGATCGAAGCCGAGGATGCGGCCCTCGCCGCCGCAGGCCCCCGCCAGGGCGCGCAGGAAATGCCCCTCGCCGCAGCCGATCTCCACCAGCACCGGATTGGCCGGCATCCGGCGGACCAGCAGCTCGCAGCTCTCCGCCAGGTGGCCCTTCCAGATCGTCCCGTTGTTGAACATCCGGTTCGGCGCGTCGCGGTAGGGCACGGCGTCGTAGCGGAAGCTGTGGTTCCAGA encodes:
- a CDS encoding class I SAM-dependent methyltransferase; translation: MSQAGFVEATCPVCAHTVAAPFFDGGAQPLATLGWPASATEAQGMARHPHDFVQCPRCTHVWNHSFRYDAVPYRDAPNRMFNNGTIWKGHLAESCELLVRRMPANPVLVEIGCGEGHFLRALAGACGGEGRILGFDPSTHPETGQGFEFHARLFDPLADTPRFAPDAVVIRHVLEHLTDPAALLEKLAWGASQVDKPVWLFAESPCIDRVFATDRLADFFYEHVSHFTTDSFRTLMERSGDVFELAHGYDGEVVYALVRLGVPAAAQARAAEAQAFRRRSDASRREIARQLDALAASGELTAIWGGTGKGAAFMHQFGVDAARFPLVVDSDPGKVGTHVPGAGQQIQFRDVLKTRPVKVLIIPTQWRAADIVREMRAAGIAAERILIEHEGRLIDFERDPHPYR
- the rlmH gene encoding 23S rRNA (pseudouridine(1915)-N(3))-methyltransferase RlmH — translated: MKITLLAIGKLGRSPETELVKLYAERATAAGRALGLGPVEVVEVESRKPGKAAEAEALRPHLEGAHVIACDEHGTARPSRAFAEEIALIRDRGARRLAFVIGGADGLDPALLAAANGKLAFGPQTWPHALARAMLAEQVYRAVSILAGSPYHRD
- a CDS encoding murein hydrolase activator EnvC family protein, which encodes MRTAVLFSAAMAATALGAVAIAATGERLARLNLEETELSAGQARNMSQLARLLSVLEQLRRDPPPALLVSPRDAKDAVRAAILVKAMTPELQRRAQVYAREAGEMMRQRRLAAVESEALFTAESEQADAAPEPGAASPLLRGPTPAPALSDAKLAAPAGLIAPVSGPLTRRFGDALGGGGRSNGLTWTPARASRVASPGAGLVQYVGPVKGWGVILILRLAGGYHLVLAGLERPTVTVGQSVAPGQPVGWMPDGRQSPSELYLEIREQGSPVDPARWIRNQTG
- a CDS encoding RNA pyrophosphohydrolase; protein product: MKDLSKYRPNVGVVLLHPDGRVWLGRRAATPGPYNWQFPQGGVDAGEDLQDAARRELAEETGARSVSYLGRTDDWVAYDFPKNHGGPKAARGWRGQKQVWFAFRFDGQEAEFDLLAHGEPEFDAWRWAYLDEAPELIVPFKRAAYEIVVQAFAQFAALRSRGATAA
- a CDS encoding S41 family peptidase encodes the protein MKKYLLIGVSAFVLGAGSMAYVSQHAMAAAEPRAKTYRMLGLFGDVLDTVERQYVTPVDDTKLIHAALDGMLTSLDPHSGYLDPESFDDMRDQTRGEYGGLGLEVTSEDGVVKVISPMDGTPAANAGVKAGDFITAVNGDSVLGLSVNDAVKQMRGKPGETVTLTIAREKSDPFDVKLVREVIKPKSATAKMEGDYGVLRLSGFNEKTTDEAEEAFASLKAKNPKMKGLVLDLRNNPGGLLDQAVGVSDLFLNNGEIVSQRGRDPRDVERYNARPGDITNGMPMVVLINSGTASAAEIVAGALQDRKRAEIVGLTSFGKGSVQTVIPLRGGMDGALKLTTARYYTPSGRSIQKTGIEPDLEVASTKDEAQSIANRAFQFSEASFKNALNADEGKVRKGAHQPAEAPPEAFDAKKDFQLARAEDVLHYGSVAATPKLPKPTARLAEVIGSKAKVAEVKPPQITK
- a CDS encoding divergent polysaccharide deacetylase family protein — encoded protein: MIAIPRLSAPRLNLAGLKGLLASRYLRPGAAAVLFVVALAVVAQLVGPGGKPRPVRIGLAPVFAHAPQGWREALSAAHGVSVTEDIVRLSERPLAPMAAGAWNAGQQAAPVVIGGPLAAAPIAGFFAPGPGGPLPIIAQNGRTPFEAYARPFAGNGRPKIALVIGGLGLNARATQAAIETLPGQITLSFVPYAEGLQGWIDMARAHGHEVLLETPMEPVDYPDNDPGPYTLMADAQAPDTTNKLEWILSRATGYFGLTNYLGSRFLADDHAYATFIGSVRGRGLGFIDDGSASRRIGGGIPRASAERVIDDQLSQQAIDQQLLALEAGALQRGQALGAGFAYPVTLEKVARWAGSVEQRGYQLAPASALAQKR